Proteins from one Drosophila gunungcola strain Sukarami chromosome 3R, Dgunungcola_SK_2, whole genome shotgun sequence genomic window:
- the LOC128251682 gene encoding endothelin-converting enzyme homolog isoform X2, whose protein sequence is MTKPSKNPADDIIYISLMDLQNQTDKNIAPKTLPIWVRYMELILNGTRHAGNVQLTSNLTIITSQADIMYLQQVVEYLEETPASHIEAYLWLSTIEELVLHTSSAMRLLHSEYMRVAIGTEGSTPRSLYCANGVNSLFGMAVSYVLADEEFTRDKLPRVERMLSDIRRSFDRLVKSTSWMDAATKRRTIQKSAEMKSFIGFPSWLRNASVLNAYYEGAEVNVSTHLENLMDFVHWQMMEKLNEMDKPEPIGWATSPSNVNAFHTFQSNAITVPIAILQYPFYDLGLEALNYGSIGTILGHELTHGFDDSGRRFDRFGNMVEWWSNQTIDEYINRTECFVEQYSRYHLADIDEYIDGELTLGENIADNGGMREAFYAYRLYVKEVGRERAKLPGLEHYSHEQLFFISFGNLWCETYTPAASRYALSDSHCPGQMRLRGVLSNSEEFARTFKCPTGSAMNPSQPKCRIW, encoded by the exons ATGACGAAGCCCTCAAAAAATCCGGCGGATGACATTATCTACATTTCCCTGATGGATCTGCAGAATCAAACGGACAAAAATATAGCCCCCAAGACACTGCCCATTTGGGTTCGCTACATGGAGCTGATCCTGAATGGCACCCGTCATGCGGGCAATGTCCAATTGACCAGCAATTTGACCATAATAACCAGCCAGGCGGACATCATGTATCTGCAGCAGGTGGTGGAGTATCTGGAGGAGACCCCAGCCTCGCATATTGAGGCCTATCTGTGGCTCAGCACCATTGAGGAGCTGGTGCTGCACACGTCGAGTGCGATGCGTCTGCTCCACTCGGAATACATGAGGGTGGCCATCGGAACGGAGGGGAGCACCCCGCGCTCCCTGTACTGCGCCAATGGAGTGAACAGTCTGTTTGGAATGGCAGTGAGCTATGTCCTGGCGGACGAGGAGTTCACCAGGGACAAGCTGCCGCGAGTGGAGCGGATGCTGAGCGATATTCGGCGGTCGTTCGATCGCCTGGTGAAGTCCACCTCCTGGATGGATGCGGCCACCAAGCGGAGGACCATCCAAAAGTCAGCCGAAATGAAGAGCTTCATTGGCTTCCCCTCCTGGCTGCGCAATGCCAGCGTACTGAATGCCTATTATGAGGGGGCCGAGGTGAATGTCAGCACCCATCTGGAGAACCTCATGGACTTTGTCCACTGGCAGATGATGGAGAAGCTGAACGAAATGGATAAGCCGGAGCCCATTGGCTGGGCGACTTCGCCATCGAATGTGAATGCCTTCCACACTTTTCAATCAAATGCAATCA CTGTGCCCATTGCCATTTTGCAATACCCTTTTTACGACCTTGGTCTAGA GGCGCTCAATTATGGTTCGATTGGCACTATACTGGGCCACGAACTGACTCACGGTTTTGACGACAGCGGCAGGAGATTCGACCGGTTTGGAAACATGGTTGAATGGTGGTCCAACCAAACCATCGACGAGTACATAAACCGCACTGAGTGCTTTGTGGAGCAGTATTCCCGGTACCACCTCGCGGACATTGATGAATAT ATCGATGGCGAATTGACGCTGGGCGAGAACATTGCGGATAATGGTGGAATGCGCGAGGCCTTTTACGCGTACCGCCTTTACGTGAAGGAAGTAGGCCGTGAGCGGGCCAAGTTGCCCGGACTGGAGCACTACTCCCACGAGCAGCTGTTCTTCATCTCATTTGGGAATTTGTGGTGCGAAACATATACGCCGGCAGCATCGCGGTATGCCCTCAGCGATTCGCATTGTCCAGGTCAGATGCGATTACGAGGAGTTCTCTCGAATTCCGAGGAATTCGCCAGGACCTTCAAGTGCCCCACAGGATCAGCCATGAATCCCAGCCAGCCCAAGTGCCGCATTTGGTAG
- the LOC128251698 gene encoding uncharacterized protein LOC128251698 has translation MFRSLSVLMFNTSEIEANLFGMADDVYNTIEIFKEAARFEAKIARPYKLVTNIMDCLVFMAVALMVVAFIMHDRIVVFRKLAKISRERSERKRIPHPRKASSTSLVENDIENAKEPAEDDGIGNGTATDDADTITIQPSDHAQIKKKTMVGTPKWAFNWLSTIKNKGFGTIYDGFFPVANKTTSPIR, from the coding sequence ATGTTTCGTTCTTTATCCGTACTTATGTTCAATACTTCTGAAATCGAGGCGAATCTCTTTGGCATGGCCGACGATGTGTACAACACGATCGAAATTTTCAAGGAGGCGGCCAGGTTCGAGGCTAAAATAGCCAGGCCCTATAAACTGGTGACCAACATTATGGACTGTTTGGTGTTCATGGCGGTGGCTCTAATGGTCGTGGCCTTTATCATGCACGATCGTATTGTGGTGTTCagaaaattggccaaaatCAGTCGAGAAAGGAGCGAAAGAAAGAGGATTCCGCACCCGAGAAAAGCTTCCAGTACTTCTCTAGTGGAAAATGATATTGAAAATGCTAAGGAGCCAGCAGAAGACGACGGAATAGGCAACGGAACTGCAACAGATGACGCGGACACGATCACAATTCAACCCAGTGACCATGCCCAAATTAAGAAAAAGACCATGGTCGGAACTCCCAAATGGGCCTTCAACTGGCTGtctacaataaaaaacaaaggtTTTGGTACGATTTACGATGGCTTTTTTCCGGTAGCTAACAAAACCACGTCACCCATTCGTTAA
- the LOC128251695 gene encoding probable H/ACA ribonucleoprotein complex subunit 1: MKAFILMSCLALAAARPEAGYNYNRPGGGGGSGGGSHGGGGFGGGSSGGFGGGSSGGFGGGSSGGFGGSSGGGFGGGGFGGGSSGGGGGFGGGGSGGGGGFGGGFGGGSGGGGGGGFGGGGGIGGFGGGGGGGTTLVQKHIYVHVPPPEQEEVRQRPNLPIGQSQKHYKIIFIKAPSPPSYQAPVIPLQPQNEEKTLVYVLVKKPEDQQDIVIPTPAPTQPSKPEVYFIKYKTQKDSSGITGGISGSTGGFTQTNAGGGGYTTGGDSGFTGGDSGSISAPSSNYGPPGKSGPY; this comes from the exons ATGAAAGCCTTCATCCTAATGTCCTGTCTGGCGCTGGCCGCCGCTCGTCCTGAAGCGGGCTACAACTACAACCGTCctggtggcggcggcggctctGGCGGTGGCTCCCATGGAGGCGGCGGATTCGGCGGTGGCTCCAGCGGCGGATTCGGCGGTGGCTCCAGCGGAGGATTCGGCGGTGGCTCCAGCGGCGGATTCGGCGGTAGCTCCGGCGGTGGATTTGGAGGTGGCGGCTTCGGCGGCGgtagcagcggcggcggcggtggcttcggcggcggcggcagtggAGGAGGCGGTGGCTTCGGAGGTGGCTTTGGAGGCGGttccggcggcggcggcggcggcggattTGGAGGAG GCGGCGGCATTGGCGGATTtggaggcggcggcggtggtggcaCCACCCTGGTGCAGAAGCACATCTACGTGCATGTGCCGCCACCAGAGCAGGAGGAGGTGCGCCAGCGCCCCAATCTGCCCATTGGCCAGTCCCAGAAGCACTACAAGATCATCTTCATCAAGGCCCCATCGCCACCCTCGTACCAGGCTCCGGTCATCCCACTGCAGCCCCAGAACGAGGAGAAGACTCTGGTCTACGTGCTGGTGAAGAAGCCCGAGGATCAGCAGGACATCGTCATCCCCACGCCCGCACCCACGCAGCCCTCGAAGCCGGAGGTGTACTTCATCAAGTACAAGACCCAGAAGGACTCGAGCGGCATTACCGGCGGCATCTCCGGCTCCACCGGTGGCTTCACCCAGACCAATGCTGGCGGCGGTGGCTACACCACTGGCGGCGACTCGGGCTTCACCGGCGGCGACAGCGGCTCCATTTCGGCCCCCTCCAGCAACTACGGACCCCCCGGAAAGTCCGGCCCCTACTAA